The proteins below come from a single Streptococcus hyointestinalis genomic window:
- a CDS encoding type II toxin-antitoxin system RelB/DinJ family antitoxin, which produces MAKTVSINIEIETSKKDQAEAIFNNFGYSITDAINIFLNTVITEGDSLFQIKTPCYNRKTELAIEEARQITSGKIPSKSYTSLSDLLADLNED; this is translated from the coding sequence ATGGCTAAAACCGTAAGTATCAATATCGAAATTGAAACAAGCAAAAAGGACCAAGCTGAAGCAATTTTTAATAACTTTGGGTATTCTATCACAGATGCTATAAACATATTCCTTAATACTGTTATCACGGAAGGTGACTCTCTATTTCAGATTAAGACACCTTGTTATAATCGAAAAACTGAACTAGCAATAGAGGAAGCACGTCAGATCACATCTGGTAAGATTCCTAGTAAATCCTACACTTCTTTATCTGATTTATTAGCTGACTTAAATGAAGATTAG
- a CDS encoding S8 family peptidase: MKKGNLLLASTALSILLFVSSSPSCIQASDIETTRYNVLLRETQSVDDMEKEFEKEGITVTDKIPEINFMTISTEKSKQDVKEENSNQIEEIVEDDTLTVKPNISYSYKGQVYTNDNSDFWENQWDMQKSISTGTKFTHKSSGEATIGVIDSGITNDNSEISSNIISVKNFTADATTGLVDDQNVLDKTGHATSVVGQISSNGSYLGIAPGMRVRMYRVFDEGNAQAQWILKALIQAAKDDVDVINLSFGEYLLENSADESDKTALINIYQRAVNFAHKQGSVVVASVGDEGLNLDNQAELKYHLGSSNGKDYTQVNGSVKDIPAELDNVVTVGSVDADDHISSFSNRGSEVDIYATGGGSKELSAVGYDKWMAERLFERDWIIVPTLQGQFTYAYGTSIAAPKVSAALGLIMEKYHLKNQPDEAIKILYDNSWLSHDENGNSFRMLNITNFVQ; this comes from the coding sequence ATGAAAAAAGGAAATTTATTATTAGCTAGCACAGCATTGTCAATATTATTATTTGTTAGTAGTTCACCTAGCTGCATTCAAGCATCTGACATCGAAACAACTCGGTACAATGTATTATTAAGAGAAACTCAATCAGTTGATGATATGGAGAAAGAATTTGAAAAAGAAGGTATCACAGTTACTGACAAGATCCCTGAGATAAATTTCATGACCATCTCCACAGAGAAAAGTAAGCAGGATGTGAAAGAGGAAAATAGCAATCAGATTGAAGAAATTGTAGAGGATGATACGCTTACTGTTAAACCCAATATTAGTTACTCGTATAAAGGTCAAGTCTATACGAATGACAATTCTGATTTTTGGGAAAATCAATGGGATATGCAAAAGAGCATTAGTACAGGGACTAAGTTTACTCATAAATCTTCAGGTGAAGCGACGATTGGTGTTATCGATTCAGGGATTACAAACGATAACTCCGAAATATCTTCTAATATTATTTCCGTGAAAAACTTTACAGCCGATGCAACCACTGGTCTTGTCGATGACCAAAATGTTTTAGACAAAACAGGTCATGCAACATCTGTTGTCGGTCAGATATCCTCAAACGGTAGTTACCTCGGAATTGCTCCTGGCATGAGAGTGAGAATGTATCGTGTTTTTGATGAGGGAAATGCCCAAGCTCAATGGATTTTAAAAGCATTGATTCAAGCGGCTAAAGATGATGTTGATGTTATCAATTTAAGTTTTGGAGAATATCTGCTTGAAAATTCGGCTGATGAAAGTGACAAGACAGCACTCATTAACATTTATCAACGGGCTGTTAATTTTGCTCATAAGCAAGGTTCAGTAGTTGTTGCTTCCGTAGGAGATGAAGGATTAAATCTGGACAATCAAGCGGAATTGAAATATCACCTTGGTAGCTCAAACGGCAAGGACTATACTCAAGTCAATGGTTCAGTAAAAGATATTCCTGCTGAATTAGATAATGTTGTTACAGTGGGGTCAGTGGATGCGGATGACCACATTTCTAGTTTTTCAAACAGAGGTTCTGAAGTGGATATTTACGCAACTGGAGGCGGTTCTAAAGAGTTGTCAGCAGTTGGATACGACAAATGGATGGCGGAGAGATTATTTGAAAGAGATTGGATTATTGTTCCAACACTTCAAGGACAGTTCACTTATGCGTATGGAACATCAATCGCAGCACCAAAAGTTTCTGCTGCTTTGGGATTAATTATGGAAAAGTATCACTTGAAAAATCAACCTGATGAAGCCATCAAAATCTTGTATGACAATAGCTGGCTAAGTCATGATGAAAATGGCAATTCATTTAGAATGCTGAACATTACAAATTTTGTTCAATAA
- a CDS encoding SH3 domain-containing protein — MKKLFWMTQSQRFSIRKYSIGVASVLIGMFLLGTPKGASADELTNTNDVTTTEVSGSVTNDSSTTTSTSTEAVSTVQETPTVNQEVAKPTKVTEDSLNNSAVSEDSHVNAEATKADSATNVVTEEQTTKEITPATPSVEQSSQEVKTENTEDKVSEVVEAPTTPADNQNTDTATTKVDDEVSLDDDLAAVEDFLNQNQDSKLSDGANTRSGRVIGDDYPAAWKNNPNTVDSWGYYTGNCTSFVANRLHNVNHFEAPRAMGNGAQWGASASRLGYRVDNTPAIGSVAYYTDGGYGHVAWVADVVGSNIVIEEYNWYTNGRMDYSYHTRTQPISSAAGFIHFKDLSGTVSTPISTTPSTGTSTGGSLPSSGTYRFTSRKGIKSEPKISSADIAYYDNGSSVNYDKTVVADNYEWISYVSYSGARRYIAINQVATQPTTPATTPSTSGQVTSSLPSSGTYRFTSRKGIKSEPKISSADIAYYDNGSSVNYDKTLVADNYEWISYVSYSGARRYIAINQVATQPTTGGTSTTPAAPSTAEPTGTISITNKNDQTGTFDVIISNVSSPNGVKEVKVPTWSSENGQDDIIWYVAAKQGDGTYKVSVNPSDHKNSLGEYNVHLYYVQNDGKMVGVGGTTTTVKAVVRPSIPDKGRYTFSGHASIKAEPKMSSPELAYYDAGDGVNYDKVLLSDGHYWISYIAASGNRRYISVA; from the coding sequence ATGAAAAAATTATTTTGGATGACACAAAGTCAACGTTTCTCAATCAGAAAATATTCTATCGGAGTAGCTTCAGTCCTCATTGGGATGTTCTTGTTAGGAACACCTAAAGGAGCATCTGCAGATGAGTTGACCAATACCAATGATGTAACGACTACAGAAGTGTCTGGAAGTGTGACTAATGATAGCAGCACGACAACATCTACATCTACAGAAGCAGTTTCTACTGTTCAAGAGACACCAACTGTTAATCAAGAAGTAGCGAAGCCTACCAAAGTAACAGAAGATAGTTTAAACAATTCTGCTGTATCTGAGGACTCTCATGTAAATGCTGAAGCAACTAAGGCTGATTCAGCTACAAATGTAGTTACAGAAGAACAAACTACAAAAGAGATTACCCCAGCAACACCATCAGTTGAGCAGTCTAGCCAAGAAGTTAAAACAGAAAATACCGAAGACAAGGTATCTGAAGTCGTAGAAGCTCCTACAACTCCTGCAGATAATCAAAACACAGATACAGCTACTACAAAAGTAGATGACGAAGTAAGTCTAGATGATGATTTAGCGGCTGTTGAAGATTTCTTGAATCAAAACCAAGATAGCAAATTATCTGATGGGGCTAATACCAGATCAGGACGAGTTATCGGTGATGACTACCCTGCTGCTTGGAAAAATAATCCCAATACAGTAGACTCTTGGGGATATTATACAGGAAATTGTACTTCATTTGTAGCTAATCGCTTGCATAATGTTAACCACTTTGAAGCACCGAGAGCTATGGGGAATGGTGCGCAATGGGGAGCTAGTGCAAGTCGCCTAGGATACAGAGTTGATAACACTCCAGCTATAGGTTCTGTTGCTTACTATACTGACGGTGGTTATGGACATGTTGCGTGGGTTGCTGATGTTGTTGGCAGTAATATTGTTATTGAGGAATATAACTGGTACACAAATGGTCGAATGGACTATAGTTACCACACTCGAACACAGCCTATTTCCAGTGCAGCAGGTTTCATTCATTTTAAAGATTTAAGCGGTACTGTATCTACTCCAATCAGTACGACACCTTCAACAGGAACAAGTACCGGTGGTTCTTTGCCAAGTTCAGGTACTTATAGATTCACTAGTCGTAAAGGGATTAAGTCAGAACCTAAGATTTCTAGCGCAGATATCGCTTACTATGACAATGGAAGCTCTGTTAACTACGATAAGACTGTAGTAGCAGACAATTATGAATGGATTTCTTATGTCTCTTATTCAGGTGCCCGCAGATATATTGCTATCAATCAGGTAGCGACCCAACCAACGACTCCGGCTACTACTCCAAGTACAAGTGGTCAAGTGACTAGTTCTTTACCAAGTTCAGGTACTTATCGTTTTACTAGCCGAAAAGGGATCAAATCAGAACCTAAAATTTCTAGTGCTGATATTGCCTACTACGATAATGGAAGTTCTGTTAATTACGATAAAACATTAGTAGCAGATAACTATGAATGGATTTCCTATGTTTCTTATTCAGGAGCTCGCAGATATATTGCTATCAATCAAGTAGCGACTCAACCAACGACTGGTGGAACCTCTACAACCCCAGCGGCTCCAAGTACAGCTGAACCAACAGGAACGATTTCCATCACAAATAAAAATGACCAAACAGGTACATTTGATGTCATCATTTCAAATGTTTCAAGTCCTAATGGTGTCAAAGAAGTAAAAGTACCAACTTGGTCAAGCGAAAATGGACAAGATGATATTATCTGGTATGTTGCAGCTAAACAAGGTGATGGAACTTACAAAGTGTCTGTGAACCCAAGTGATCACAAAAATTCTCTAGGAGAATATAATGTTCACCTGTACTATGTCCAAAATGACGGCAAAATGGTTGGAGTAGGTGGCACTACGACCACAGTAAAAGCAGTTGTAAGACCTTCTATTCCTGATAAAGGTCGATATACTTTCTCAGGACATGCTAGTATAAAAGCAGAACCTAAGATGTCCTCACCAGAACTTGCTTATTACGATGCTGGAGACGGTGTTAATTACGATAAAGTGCTCTTGTCAGATGGTCATTATTGGATTAGTTATATCGCTGCTTCAGGTAACAGACGTTACATTAGTGTAGCATAG